In the genome of Lactuca sativa cultivar Salinas chromosome 3, Lsat_Salinas_v11, whole genome shotgun sequence, the window AATATATATGTAGTCCATCTATTGGGCTAACTTAGTACTTATTTTACCATGTGAAAAACAATAATATGCTTTACTAAAATTGCCGATTATAGCAATGCATAGAGATGGAAATGGAGAGATATATAATTACAGTGACAGAGAAGACATGAAGTGATCCAGAAAAacgaacaaacaaacaaaaaatcacTTGGAAGCAAGTTATTTCTCCAATTTGCATTTTTCAAATTATTGAACAGATGTGAATTAAAAACATTATGTATCATCACAAAACAACACTCTATCTTGATACCACTCCACCACAACCCAAATGTACCAAAGTAATCCCCTAAAACAAACGGTGCAAAATCTATAATGTATTTTTTTAGCAAATTATAATTGTCGTGGTTCATATAAACTATTTTATTTTACTCacaataattatttatatttaaaagaaTCAATATTTAGATGTACTCTTTCTAAAAACAATCACTATATTTGTTAAATTTGAACATTTATTTTTCCCAAAATAATACTTTGAAACTCAATTATGTTATTATGTAAAGAAGATACAACAAACAATTTTTGTCATGAATACAATTTGCACCCCATTTATGAACATGATATTATTACCCTTTGTAGACTCCTGAAGGTTCGGCATTCTGAACTACCCATGGATGTTCAAGAAGCTTGTGTAAAGGCATTCTCTTGGAACTTTCTTTAACAAGCatctgtattttttttttaatataaaaaattagtaaataataatgaCACCCAACAAATTATAAAAAGCTAGGAAGAAAGTAGGATGAAAAACCTGACTAATTAGGTCCTTGGCAGCTGAGGAGACTACCGGTTTTGAAGGGAACTTCAAATCTACTTTCACAATTCTGCACAATTACATCAACAATCAATCCATCAGCATCTGTACGATTTTTTCAGTGACAATGACAAAGAGGGCATTTAAATCCATTTATTTTCAAGATTGCCATTACCTCCTATATGTATCAGTGTGTTCTTTAGCTTCAAATGGAGGGACACCATAAAGGAATTCATAGCAAAGAATACCAAGACTCCATATGTCCACACTTGCATCATGCTCTGTGCTCTCCACTGTGATTATAAAATAGTTAATTACAATAAAAACAAACTAAAGAAAGAGTTTTTTCAGATTGAggttaataaatattattatgttttttaCCCATTTCAGGTGGGAGATAATCTAGAGTTCCACACATGGTCTGCCTGCGATTGAATGTGTGCACAGACCACCCAAAATCAGCAATCTTTAACTCACCCTAAAATAAGATAACAACAACAcattatattatattatgtttCTGCAAAATTAGTTATCAAACACACAATAGCAATACTaccatatatatatttattacctGTGCACCAATTAAAAGATTCTCCGGTTTTATATCCCTATGAATTACATGCTTCCCATGACAATATATTAGAGCCCTCGCTAATGAAGCAACATACTATCccataaaaagtttaaaaattagtTGACCATTAACACCAATAATATACCCAAAGGTAATATGAAAGACTTACAGTAGCAGCACGTCTTTCACTGAAGTGCTTGCATCTTTGGAGCTCCTTGTAGAGTTCTCCTTTAGCAGCATATTCCAAAATCAGGTAGACTCTTTTCTGTGGGAGATGTTGTGTATGTTCTATAAATTTTTGATAGATCTTTTGAACAACAGTATGATAGAAAGATTGTGTACCTGATCATAAAAATAACCATAGAGTCGGAGGATGTTAGGGTGTCTAAGGTGACTTTGAATTTCTACTTCACGGCGAAGTTGGTGCTCCACCTGGGACTGTTTGAGTTGGCTTTTGAAGAGCACCTTTAGTGCAACAATATGGTTGCTCTGTTTCAGAAACCACAGATATGATCAACAGCTAAGCCAACAATCAAGAAACTAAATGAACTACTTTTAATCATGAGAAATAGAATTGATATACTAACCCTCTTTTCCTTAGCTATGTAAACATGACCAAACTTTCCTCTTCCCAGTGGCCTCCCAATGTCGAAGTCATTAAGCGTCCACCTCTTTTTTTCTGCTGCTGCCTCTGTATTAGCCTGTAATCAGGCATAGCCAATTGAAGTCAAGAAACATCACACAACAACCAAATCATCACGCTCACACACattacatgaaaccctaaatacattAGAAGCTATTCTTACTTCTAAGATTGACTTCAAGCCTATTAGAACGAAAATTTCCGAATATACATACAGAAATTGAAATTATAAAATAAAGCTGCATAACAGTTTTAGCACGTATGGCATCTCCATCTTCGAAATTTAAAAATTTCCAATTTCGTCTccaaaagttataaaataattaCGATGAAGAAAGAAAAGGCGTAATAATAACAAAAGAAAACATAGCTGTTAACATAAAAAAATAAGCCCTAACAGAAATTACAactctagatatcgtataagaacCAGAAATCGGGAAGTAAATTTGTTATGAATTCAAAACCAAATAACCAAACAAAAGGAATTGATCGATTTTCTGAAAATTAGTGATGTACCGTTTGTTGAATCTGCGTTTCTGCTGCGATTGCCATGAGAGAGCAAcggattctagagagagaaaactggatatagatagagaaagagagagaaaggcAGACAAACGAAGAGGAAATGCGAATTTTTTTGAATAAAGAGGGGGAGAGAGGAGGAGGATCTGCTTTCTCTCTCCTAAATTACACAACGGTCACATTGTTGGAGGAGCGTCATTTGAAATTAACTTCATAATATATGATAATAAAGTGGATGACCCCCTCAACTTTTATAATCTTTCACTTAGACAAAAAACTAgtacttttttttttcacaatcACATCGAGTAAGGCTAACTGTGTAAAAAGGTAATAACACTTAATACTTTTTCGCTTAAGGAActgtaaaaataaattttttaatacgatttaattttaattttgcatacaagtgATAAATAATCTTGATGTTAATGTTAGAGGTGCAAATATAGGCGCCGTTCTAGCCAAGTCAAAGTCTAATAGTCCGGTCCCCATGTATGAGAAAGGCTAGGTCCAATAGTCATTCATGAAATTTTGGTAAGTTAAACCTAGCGGGTTTTGCCGGAACTGCGACTAGGCCTAAAAGCCTGAGTTTTtcgattttttcatgtttttaagaaatcgcaatatgtttgaattttttttgtttattatatcattttatcatttcttcctattatagCATCCGCATCTTGTTTATATTGGTTTGTTTATGGTACCATCCAACTTTCACGCacctaaataataataataataataataataataataataataacacttTTGTCAGCTCTAAGGTAAAGGAAAGCCGATGACCAAAGCCTAGTCTGTTGCAACCCTTTTGAAGCGGAATAAAGAGAAAAGTGGGTGTGCAAgtcgaaagagagagagagagagagagagagagagagagagagagaagtaaaAAGAAAGGAGTCCCTGTAAATCCTTCTTTGTGTTATAGCATGCTACTTATATTGGTTTGTTTATATTATAGTTAATAGCATTCAATTTTCATTTCTTCATATTATAGCATAGATAATAACATCCTATGTAGATA includes:
- the LOC111905194 gene encoding serine/threonine-protein kinase Aurora-1; this translates as MAIAAETQIQQTANTEAAAEKKRWTLNDFDIGRPLGRGKFGHVYIAKEKRSNHIVALKVLFKSQLKQSQVEHQLRREVEIQSHLRHPNILRLYGYFYDQKRVYLILEYAAKGELYKELQRCKHFSERRAATYVASLARALIYCHGKHVIHRDIKPENLLIGAQGELKIADFGWSVHTFNRRQTMCGTLDYLPPEMVESTEHDASVDIWSLGILCYEFLYGVPPFEAKEHTDTYRRIVKVDLKFPSKPVVSSAAKDLISQMLVKESSKRMPLHKLLEHPWVVQNAEPSGVYKG